From Pseudoalteromonas viridis, the proteins below share one genomic window:
- a CDS encoding homoserine O-succinyltransferase gives MPITVTDDLPAISHLRHENVFVMPQSRASTQEIRPMRLAILNLMPNKVETEVQFIRLLANTPLQVNVDLLRLDTHRSSDNSEQHLNMFYRYFSDVREENYDALIVTGAPLAHLEYEEVTYWEELQAFFDWAEHHVTSTLFSCWAAHAGLFHHHGLKRELKKDKLCGVFRHHCYFEHGALTRGFDDEFLVPHSRYGHIEASKIAACEELVTLAGSERVGAYLIKNVSGSQVYITGHPEYDADTLSKEYFRDCEKGPDAPKPENYFPADDVTAKPSKTWQSHAFLLFSNWLNYYVYQTTPYDINLVSQDVRTNNYAE, from the coding sequence ATGCCAATCACAGTCACCGACGATTTACCTGCCATTAGCCATTTGCGCCACGAAAATGTTTTCGTGATGCCACAAAGCCGCGCCAGCACGCAGGAGATCCGGCCAATGCGGCTGGCTATACTGAACCTGATGCCCAATAAGGTGGAAACCGAGGTGCAGTTTATTCGCCTGCTGGCCAACACGCCCTTGCAGGTGAACGTGGATCTGCTACGCCTGGACACCCATCGCAGCTCCGACAATTCCGAGCAGCATCTGAATATGTTTTACCGTTATTTTTCGGATGTCAGAGAAGAAAACTACGATGCGCTGATTGTCACTGGTGCGCCATTAGCACATCTTGAATACGAAGAAGTGACTTACTGGGAAGAGTTACAGGCGTTTTTCGACTGGGCCGAACACCATGTAACCTCAACGCTGTTCTCCTGCTGGGCGGCACATGCCGGCCTGTTTCATCATCATGGCCTGAAGCGGGAGCTTAAAAAAGACAAGCTGTGCGGGGTGTTCCGCCACCACTGCTACTTTGAACATGGTGCGCTAACCCGTGGCTTTGACGATGAGTTTTTGGTGCCTCATTCCCGTTATGGCCATATTGAAGCCAGTAAAATCGCTGCCTGTGAGGAGCTGGTGACGCTGGCGGGCTCTGAGCGAGTCGGGGCCTACCTGATCAAAAATGTGTCGGGCAGTCAGGTGTATATTACCGGGCACCCGGAATACGACGCCGATACCTTAAGTAAAGAATATTTCCGCGATTGCGAAAAAGGCCCGGATGCGCCCAAGCCGGAAAATTATTTTCCCGCAGATGATGTGACCGCCAAGCCATCCAAGACATGGCAAAGTCATGCCTTTTTGTTATTCTCCAACTGGTTAAACTACTATGTTTACCAGACCACACCGTACGATATTAATCTGGTTAGCCAGGATGTAAGGACTAACAATTATGCCGAATAA
- a CDS encoding homocysteine S-methyltransferase family protein, translating to MQQRILILDGAMGTMIQKHKFEEEDYRGERFKDWHVLIKGNNDLLSLTQPEVIRQIHREYLEAGADIIETNTFNATTISMEDYDMASLSREINVESARLARAVCDEFTAKDPSKPRYVAGVLGPTSKTCSISPDVNDPGYRNVSFDQLVAAYIESTEALIEGGAHLILIETIFDTLNAKAAAYGVEEAFERTGITLPVMISGTITDASGRTLSGQTTEAFYNSIRHIKPISIGLNCALGPDLLRAYVEELSRVCETYTSVHPNAGLPNEFGEYDLEAPEMAKEIIDWGKEGFINIVGGCCGTTPEHIRAFVKGLEQVAPRTLPELEVRMRLAGLEACNLN from the coding sequence ATGCAACAGCGTATTTTGATCCTCGACGGTGCTATGGGCACCATGATCCAAAAACACAAATTTGAGGAAGAGGATTATCGGGGTGAGCGTTTTAAAGACTGGCATGTCCTAATCAAAGGTAATAACGACCTGTTAAGCCTGACGCAGCCAGAAGTGATCCGTCAGATCCACCGTGAATATCTCGAAGCGGGTGCGGACATTATTGAAACCAATACCTTTAACGCCACTACCATTTCGATGGAAGATTACGATATGGCCAGCCTGAGCCGCGAGATCAATGTCGAATCGGCCCGTCTGGCACGGGCTGTGTGTGATGAGTTTACCGCCAAAGACCCGAGTAAGCCGCGTTATGTGGCGGGGGTTTTGGGGCCAACCTCAAAAACCTGCTCAATTTCACCGGATGTGAACGACCCGGGTTATCGCAATGTGTCGTTTGATCAGCTGGTGGCGGCCTATATTGAGTCGACCGAAGCCCTGATTGAAGGTGGTGCACACCTGATTTTAATTGAAACTATCTTCGATACGCTGAATGCTAAAGCGGCGGCCTATGGAGTGGAAGAAGCCTTTGAGCGCACCGGCATAACCCTGCCGGTGATGATCTCCGGCACCATTACCGACGCATCAGGCCGAACACTATCAGGCCAGACAACCGAGGCCTTTTACAACTCTATTCGTCATATTAAGCCTATCTCGATTGGGCTGAACTGCGCACTGGGACCGGATCTGCTGCGTGCCTATGTCGAAGAATTGTCGCGGGTGTGCGAAACCTACACGTCGGTGCACCCGAATGCGGGCCTGCCGAATGAGTTTGGTGAGTACGACTTGGAAGCCCCTGAAATGGCGAAAGAAATCATCGACTGGGGCAAAGAAGGCTTTATCAACATTGTGGGTGGTTGCTGTGGCACAACGCCTGAGCATATTCGCGCTTTTGTGAAAGGGCTGGAGCAGGTGGCACCGCGCACTTTGCCTGAGCTTGAAGTCAGAATGCGCCTGGCGGGCCTTGAAGCCTGTAATCTGAATTAG
- the metH gene encoding methionine synthase, which yields MTQSTAIFTNVGERTNVTGSARFKRLILEEDYEAALDVARSQVENGAQVIDINMDEAMLDSKAAMVKFLNLIASEPDISRVPIMVDSSKWEVIEAGLKCIQGKAIVNSISLKEGREPFERQAKIIKRFGAAVVVMAFDETGQAETADRKFEICERSYRILVDELGFPPEDIIFDPNIFAVATGIEEHDNYAVEFIEGTRRIKQNLPHCKVSGGVSNVSFSFRGNNPVREAIHSVFLYHAIQAGMDMGIVNAGQLTVYDDIPDELRKAVEDVVLNTDPGAGERLVEIAPNYSGMAQAEKAEDQEWRSWPVAKRLEHALVKGITEFIEEDTEACRQQFDKPIEVIEGPLMDGMNVVGDLFGAGKMFLPQVVKSARVMKRAVAYLDPFIEAEKQAGQSNGKIIMATVKGDVHDIGKNIVGVVLQCNNYEVVDLGVMVPAEKILQTAIDENADAIGLSGLITPSLDEMVHVAKEMTRRGFEIPLLIGGATTSKAHTAVKIEPQYDKGVVYVNNASRAVGVVSSLLSATQKPGFLEKTASEYVKVRDQQARKKPRSKPVTLARARDNAVKLDWENYTPPVPKKLGITEFKDVSITTLREYIDWTPFFMTWTLAGKYPRILEDEVVGEEAKKLFADANAMLDELSAKGSLQPLGVIGLFPANRVGDDIEIYRDESREEVLLKSCQLRQQTEKTDFPNYCLADYIAPKGTPDYFGAFAVTGGLEEDDLAEVFEQQQDDYNKIMVKAVADRLAEAFAEYLHEQVRKQYWGFAEDEKLSNEELIRENYQGIRPAPGYPACPEHTEKDKIWQLLDVESRIGMKLTSSYAMWPGAAVSGWYFSHPDSKYFAVAAIQQDQVEDYAQRSNMTLAEAERWLSPNLGYEPQS from the coding sequence ATGACGCAATCTACAGCCATTTTTACTAACGTTGGTGAAAGAACCAATGTAACCGGCTCGGCGCGTTTTAAGCGTTTGATCCTGGAAGAAGATTACGAAGCCGCACTGGATGTGGCACGCAGCCAGGTGGAAAACGGCGCCCAGGTGATCGACATCAACATGGATGAGGCCATGCTGGATTCCAAGGCCGCCATGGTTAAGTTCCTGAACCTGATTGCCTCAGAGCCGGATATTTCCCGCGTACCAATTATGGTCGACTCTTCTAAATGGGAAGTGATTGAAGCCGGCCTGAAATGTATTCAGGGCAAGGCCATTGTTAACTCTATCTCTCTCAAAGAGGGCCGCGAGCCGTTTGAGCGCCAGGCGAAGATCATTAAGCGCTTTGGTGCGGCTGTGGTGGTGATGGCGTTCGACGAAACGGGCCAGGCCGAAACCGCCGATCGCAAGTTTGAGATCTGTGAGCGTTCTTATCGCATTTTGGTGGATGAACTAGGTTTTCCGCCTGAAGACATTATTTTTGACCCCAATATCTTTGCCGTGGCAACGGGGATTGAAGAGCATGACAACTATGCCGTTGAGTTTATTGAAGGCACCCGACGCATCAAGCAAAACCTGCCGCACTGTAAAGTGTCGGGCGGGGTGTCGAATGTGTCTTTCTCATTCCGCGGTAACAACCCGGTGCGTGAAGCCATTCACTCGGTGTTTTTATATCACGCCATTCAGGCCGGTATGGACATGGGCATTGTCAACGCCGGTCAGCTGACGGTTTACGATGATATTCCCGATGAACTTCGCAAGGCGGTAGAGGATGTGGTCCTCAATACCGACCCCGGTGCCGGTGAGCGTCTGGTCGAGATTGCGCCAAATTATTCGGGGATGGCACAGGCTGAGAAAGCGGAAGATCAGGAATGGCGCAGCTGGCCTGTGGCCAAGCGCCTGGAGCATGCCCTGGTTAAAGGCATTACGGAATTTATTGAAGAAGACACCGAAGCCTGTCGTCAACAGTTTGATAAACCCATTGAAGTGATTGAAGGCCCACTGATGGATGGTATGAATGTGGTCGGCGACTTATTTGGTGCCGGTAAAATGTTCCTGCCTCAGGTGGTTAAATCTGCACGTGTGATGAAGCGGGCGGTGGCTTATCTGGACCCTTTCATTGAGGCAGAAAAACAGGCCGGTCAGAGTAATGGTAAGATCATCATGGCGACGGTAAAGGGGGATGTACACGATATCGGTAAAAACATTGTCGGTGTGGTGCTGCAATGTAATAACTATGAGGTTGTGGACTTGGGCGTAATGGTGCCGGCAGAGAAAATTCTGCAAACGGCCATAGATGAAAATGCCGATGCCATTGGTTTATCGGGTTTGATCACCCCGTCGCTCGATGAAATGGTCCATGTCGCCAAAGAAATGACCCGTCGTGGGTTTGAGATCCCATTGCTGATCGGCGGCGCAACCACCTCTAAAGCCCATACGGCGGTGAAGATTGAACCGCAATACGACAAGGGCGTGGTGTATGTGAACAATGCCAGTCGCGCGGTGGGTGTGGTTTCCAGTTTACTGAGTGCCACACAAAAGCCGGGCTTTTTAGAAAAAACCGCCAGTGAATACGTTAAGGTACGCGACCAGCAGGCGCGTAAAAAGCCTCGCTCCAAGCCCGTGACTTTGGCCCGCGCGCGCGACAATGCGGTTAAACTCGACTGGGAAAATTACACCCCACCGGTGCCCAAAAAGCTGGGTATCACCGAGTTTAAAGACGTCAGTATTACCACCTTGCGCGAGTATATCGACTGGACGCCCTTTTTCATGACCTGGACGCTGGCGGGCAAATACCCGCGTATTCTGGAAGATGAAGTGGTCGGTGAGGAAGCGAAAAAACTTTTTGCCGACGCCAATGCCATGCTCGACGAGCTGAGCGCCAAAGGCAGTTTACAACCGCTGGGCGTAATTGGTTTGTTCCCGGCCAACAGGGTAGGCGATGACATTGAAATCTATCGCGATGAAAGTCGTGAAGAAGTGCTGCTGAAGTCTTGTCAGCTACGTCAGCAAACGGAAAAAACCGATTTTCCAAACTATTGTCTGGCCGATTATATCGCGCCAAAAGGCACGCCAGATTACTTCGGTGCCTTTGCGGTCACCGGTGGCCTGGAAGAGGATGACCTGGCTGAGGTGTTTGAGCAGCAGCAGGACGATTACAACAAAATCATGGTAAAAGCCGTGGCAGATCGTCTGGCCGAGGCCTTTGCTGAATACCTGCATGAGCAAGTGCGTAAGCAATACTGGGGCTTTGCTGAAGATGAAAAGCTCAGTAACGAGGAGCTTATTCGCGAGAATTATCAGGGGATCCGTCCGGCACCGGGTTATCCGGCGTGTCCTGAGCACACCGAGAAAGACAAAATCTGGCAGTTGCTGGATGTAGAAAGCCGCATTGGCATGAAGCTCACCAGCTCTTATGCCATGTGGCCTGGCGCGGCGGTATCCGGCTGGTACTTCTCCCATCCGGACTCCAAATACTTTGCCGTGGCAGCCATTCAGCAGGATCAGGTTGAAGACTATGCTCAGCGCAGCAATATGACGCTGGCAGAAGCCGAGCGCTGGCTGTCGCCTAATCTGGGGTATGAACCCCAGTCGTAA
- a CDS encoding YjgN family protein: protein MDSTSTPSAAQPGSQTVPSQLQFTGNGKEYFGIWIVNILLTLLTLGIYSAWATVRNKQYFYGHTVLDGHRFDYLATPLQILKGRLLAVGLFVIYSVVSGYFPLVGVLMALALVLLVPWMINQGLKFSMRMTRYRNIRFAFKGNFGDAMINFVVLPFFSILTLYLAMPWVLKRIDAYIHSNILYGDKPVHVQLQGKAYYKAALLVAVLGILMMMMLGVAFSLVADININPGELGAVNSGMFLIVPLYLFVISALQGIYQAQIRNHILNNAQIEDVAEFKSNLAPQRYALILATNAAAIVLTAGLAFPWAKVRKVRALAEATQVVVLPGADQVLDTAQQADSSFAEEAANVFDVDISLT, encoded by the coding sequence ATGGACTCGACTTCTACGCCTTCTGCTGCTCAACCGGGCAGTCAGACTGTACCTTCTCAATTACAATTCACCGGTAACGGTAAAGAATACTTTGGTATCTGGATTGTCAATATTCTGCTTACGCTACTGACATTGGGTATTTACTCTGCCTGGGCCACCGTGCGCAATAAGCAATACTTCTACGGTCATACAGTGCTTGACGGACATCGCTTTGATTACCTGGCAACGCCGCTGCAAATTCTCAAAGGCCGCCTGCTCGCGGTCGGCTTGTTTGTGATCTACAGCGTCGTGTCGGGCTATTTTCCGCTTGTGGGTGTGTTGATGGCATTGGCACTGGTGCTACTGGTGCCCTGGATGATCAATCAGGGGCTCAAATTCAGCATGCGTATGACCCGTTACCGCAATATTCGCTTTGCTTTTAAAGGCAACTTTGGTGACGCCATGATCAACTTTGTCGTCTTGCCTTTTTTCAGTATTTTGACGCTGTACCTGGCGATGCCTTGGGTGCTGAAGCGCATTGATGCCTACATCCACAGCAATATTCTTTACGGTGACAAGCCGGTCCATGTGCAGTTGCAGGGCAAGGCATACTACAAAGCCGCATTGCTGGTGGCGGTACTGGGTATTTTGATGATGATGATGTTGGGTGTCGCATTCAGCCTGGTAGCCGATATCAACATTAACCCGGGTGAGCTGGGTGCGGTCAACTCTGGCATGTTCCTGATTGTGCCTCTGTATTTGTTTGTGATTTCTGCTCTGCAAGGTATCTATCAGGCACAGATCCGCAACCATATTCTCAACAATGCACAGATTGAAGATGTGGCTGAGTTTAAATCGAACCTTGCGCCACAGCGCTATGCGCTGATTTTGGCGACCAATGCCGCTGCGATTGTGCTGACAGCCGGCCTGGCTTTTCCCTGGGCTAAAGTACGTAAGGTCAGGGCACTGGCTGAGGCGACTCAGGTTGTGGTGTTGCCAGGGGCAGATCAGGTGCTGGATACGGCGCAGCAGGCTGACTCTTCTTTCGCAGAAGAAGCCGCCAATGTGTTTGACGTTGATATCTCCTTGACCTGA
- a CDS encoding M48 family metallopeptidase, with protein MIPGYFYQPGSSRVQECTARHSGDSIAIYADDECLCESSVETLQVSAHLPGQASELTFSDGARFVPLDTGYRWPFQRRKSALLARLESNLVLIAGALVATPVLLYALLFKLVPGIAVTAVQTMPDVVVEQMGQQSMTLIERTALSPSELSAEQQQAVRDLWQDTLAQLDLSVDKYRIDVYRSDHFGANAFALPHGQVVVTDELALLLAEQPDALRAILLHEIGHVERMHSIRLASQAAVASIAIAILLGDMDIVAEVVLGSGSALMDLQFSQNMEWEADNYALAQLARLGYSGEDFAQALESLVSLDEDEEHSWLKYLSTHPSLQERIEHARTYTLSP; from the coding sequence ATGATCCCAGGATACTTTTATCAGCCAGGCAGCAGCCGGGTGCAGGAATGCACAGCCCGGCACAGTGGCGATAGTATTGCCATTTATGCCGACGACGAGTGTCTGTGCGAAAGCTCAGTTGAGACGCTCCAGGTGTCGGCACACTTGCCGGGGCAGGCCAGTGAGCTGACCTTTAGCGATGGTGCGCGTTTTGTGCCGCTCGACACGGGCTACCGCTGGCCGTTTCAGCGGCGCAAGAGTGCGCTACTTGCCCGTCTTGAGAGCAACCTGGTACTGATAGCCGGTGCGTTGGTAGCGACGCCTGTGTTGCTCTATGCTTTGCTGTTTAAGCTGGTGCCTGGCATTGCGGTAACGGCCGTGCAAACCATGCCGGATGTGGTGGTAGAGCAAATGGGCCAGCAGTCCATGACGCTGATTGAGCGTACTGCGCTGTCACCCAGCGAGCTGTCCGCTGAGCAGCAACAAGCTGTTCGGGATTTATGGCAAGATACACTGGCGCAGCTTGACTTATCTGTCGACAAATATCGTATTGATGTATATCGCTCAGATCACTTTGGCGCCAATGCCTTTGCGCTGCCCCACGGTCAGGTAGTGGTTACCGACGAGCTGGCACTGCTTCTGGCCGAACAGCCCGATGCGCTCAGAGCCATTTTATTGCATGAAATTGGCCATGTAGAACGTATGCATAGCATCCGTTTGGCGTCTCAGGCGGCGGTGGCCAGTATTGCCATTGCTATACTGCTAGGTGATATGGATATTGTTGCCGAGGTGGTCCTGGGCTCAGGTAGTGCGCTGATGGACCTACAGTTCTCTCAGAATATGGAGTGGGAAGCCGATAACTATGCCCTGGCGCAACTGGCACGCCTTGGATACAGCGGCGAAGACTTTGCACAGGCACTGGAGTCATTGGTGTCGCTTGATGAAGACGAGGAACACAGCTGGTTAAAGTACCTCTCTACCCATCCCAGTTTGCAAGAGCGTATTGAGCATGCCAGAACCTATACGCTATCTCCCTGA
- a CDS encoding GGDEF domain-containing protein, translating to MMRMTILAGWLLCMVLSAPATATELASPSTLEKSLAELNEALKSDFDLSLLPELRALRRDAHDIDALEIVAQTLLLEGQVRQQYGDYQQSLVLHNDALQLAIQRKDLALMAQSRLAIARLEMDLERYNYAQRSLDDVQQLIEQLDNHFQKTPYVAQQLLLQHRLWQGYLYVLLGSYHQAVATLRTDGLVVTGAPELRDTLLLARAWALLKLGRYQQAQPILNQVAQSNMLVRNQRMRLRFKLLQSMVWLQSGDFQQTLDTAMPALMETFATRFLDEQAELQFVMSNAYVQMGDYQQAHLYLKRYALTKDALNFQKRNNKLLQLESQYALATQKQQLSLLEKDNALQAQEIFRHQQILENTRLAQQRGALLLILAVALLGFLYWRWQNKRYLSLLEEEVKQRTAELDERNRQLQALSYSDSLTGLHNRHYFFSEADKLLAHTHGTSQSTIFCLIDIDHFKQINDSYGHAVGDQVLQQFAQLVRLQLREQDVLIRWGGEEFLLVMPDTDVSQAQPLIERIRHVVMQALFGSDAQRLMCTCSLGFAPYPLRLSNGQPLDWEQVLELADNCLYQAKHGGRDAWVGLNPPAQPLAMSFEQLQQNMEAFTVSSTQLAG from the coding sequence ATGATGCGAATGACTATACTGGCGGGCTGGCTGCTCTGTATGGTGTTGAGTGCACCTGCTACTGCTACTGAGCTTGCCTCGCCCAGTACGCTTGAAAAGTCGTTGGCCGAACTAAACGAAGCACTGAAAAGCGACTTTGACTTGTCATTGTTACCTGAGCTAAGAGCGCTGCGCCGCGATGCTCATGACATTGATGCACTGGAAATTGTTGCCCAAACTTTGTTGCTCGAAGGACAAGTTCGCCAGCAATATGGGGATTATCAGCAAAGCCTGGTGTTGCATAACGATGCGCTGCAGCTGGCCATACAGCGAAAAGACCTGGCGCTGATGGCACAAAGCCGGCTGGCGATTGCCAGGCTGGAGATGGATCTTGAGCGTTACAACTATGCCCAGCGCTCACTCGATGACGTGCAACAGCTGATCGAGCAGCTCGACAATCATTTTCAGAAAACACCTTATGTGGCTCAACAATTGCTGCTACAGCACAGACTTTGGCAGGGGTACTTGTATGTATTACTGGGCAGTTATCATCAGGCGGTAGCGACGCTGCGAACCGATGGGCTGGTTGTCACCGGCGCGCCGGAGTTGCGCGATACACTCCTGCTGGCGCGGGCCTGGGCATTGCTCAAGCTTGGCCGTTATCAGCAGGCGCAGCCTATACTGAATCAGGTTGCACAAAGTAACATGCTGGTTCGCAATCAAAGAATGCGGCTGCGCTTTAAGTTGTTGCAATCTATGGTCTGGTTGCAGTCGGGCGACTTTCAGCAAACCCTGGATACGGCCATGCCGGCATTGATGGAAACCTTTGCCACCCGGTTTTTAGATGAGCAGGCCGAGCTGCAATTTGTCATGTCTAACGCCTATGTGCAGATGGGGGACTACCAGCAAGCGCATTTATACCTGAAACGCTATGCTCTGACAAAAGATGCCCTTAACTTTCAAAAGCGTAATAATAAGTTGCTGCAACTGGAATCGCAGTACGCACTGGCAACACAAAAACAGCAGCTGAGCTTATTGGAAAAAGACAACGCTTTGCAAGCGCAAGAGATCTTTCGCCACCAACAAATTCTTGAAAACACTCGCCTGGCACAGCAGCGTGGCGCACTGCTGCTGATTTTGGCAGTGGCATTGTTGGGCTTTTTATACTGGCGATGGCAAAACAAGCGGTATCTCTCTTTGCTCGAAGAGGAGGTCAAGCAAAGAACAGCAGAGCTGGACGAGCGAAATCGCCAATTGCAGGCTCTCAGTTACTCCGACAGCCTGACCGGATTACACAACCGCCATTACTTTTTCAGCGAGGCCGATAAACTGCTGGCGCACACTCACGGCACATCGCAGAGCACGATTTTTTGTCTGATAGACATCGACCACTTTAAACAGATCAATGACAGCTATGGCCATGCCGTTGGCGATCAGGTGTTGCAACAGTTTGCACAACTGGTCAGGCTGCAACTTCGTGAGCAGGATGTTCTGATCCGCTGGGGAGGGGAAGAGTTTTTGCTGGTCATGCCGGACACCGATGTATCGCAAGCCCAGCCGCTGATTGAACGGATCCGCCATGTGGTTATGCAGGCCTTGTTTGGTTCTGATGCTCAGCGTCTTATGTGTACCTGCTCACTTGGGTTTGCGCCTTACCCGCTGCGTCTGAGCAATGGCCAGCCGCTGGACTGGGAGCAGGTGTTGGAGCTTGCGGATAACTGCCTGTATCAGGCCAAACACGGTGGACGTGATGCCTGGGTTGGCCTGAATCCGCCTGCGCAGCCTCTGGCGATGAGTTTTGAACAGCTACAACAAAACATGGAAGCATTTACCGTCAGCAGCACTCAGCTTGCGGGGTAA
- a CDS encoding EAL domain-containing response regulator gives MTLNLPDNPKILIVDDDPSSILIIKKAVKDLGEVFSTSEASYAVTLVKDAKPHVILLDIDMGEYNGVDICRLLKSDPETAHHIIIFITASRDPDIEYKSLTEGGADYIPKPLDLRTCRMRVYNQLAMLAYQQNLERTTQALYQEKQRLKVTLNSIGDAVIATDTAGLITYMNPIAERLSGYAASYALGKHIEDILDLRDASSQSRSFNPAIMALEEKRNVAMALNCQLHSREGQVYRVEDSAAPIRDENNAIIGAIMVFHDVSESVAMAVKMNFLANNDQLTGLPNRILLHDRLQHAIACSRASDTYTALLLIDLDHFKYINDALGHFLGDELIKKVAKRLESVIDPSATLARVGGDEFVLVLEEVRSVNYVAVVANNVIASFKEPFTLEQKEYQISVSIGVSMTELDANEEEVMMRHADVAMYRAKNQGRNAVCFFSQELEAELMKRHGLEHLLREALEKESLIVLFQPQIEMVSGQVCGFEALARLQDSDGNWISPLDFIPLAEEIGLIDTLGQQVLQQSCAFASQLMGLGKDLKVSVNVSAQQIRNRQFIDYVVQCLESSQVRSRMLELEVTESALIDDYEQTRKTLQTLSNMGVSIAIDDFGTGYSSLSYLKSFPLDVLKIDQSFIKDMGSDEQSHGIVQTIVLLAKALGLWLVAEGVETPSQLSELRTMNCDVAQGYLYAKPLESQAAYEFAERNIAAGGKPA, from the coding sequence GTGACACTGAATTTACCCGATAACCCCAAAATACTGATTGTGGATGACGACCCCAGCAGCATATTGATCATCAAAAAAGCGGTTAAAGATCTCGGAGAAGTGTTTTCGACCTCTGAAGCCAGCTATGCGGTGACCTTAGTCAAAGACGCAAAACCCCATGTGATCCTGCTGGATATTGACATGGGGGAGTATAATGGCGTAGATATTTGCCGTTTGCTCAAAAGTGACCCGGAAACTGCCCACCATATCATCATTTTCATTACTGCCAGCCGCGACCCGGACATAGAATATAAGTCGCTGACCGAGGGCGGCGCCGATTATATTCCTAAACCTTTAGATCTAAGAACCTGCCGGATGCGGGTCTATAACCAGCTGGCCATGCTGGCATACCAGCAAAACCTGGAGCGCACTACACAAGCGCTTTATCAGGAAAAGCAGCGTCTTAAAGTCACGCTAAATTCCATCGGTGATGCAGTGATAGCAACAGACACAGCAGGCCTCATCACGTATATGAACCCGATAGCAGAGCGCCTCAGTGGCTATGCCGCAAGCTATGCGCTTGGCAAGCATATTGAAGACATTCTCGATTTGCGTGATGCATCGTCACAAAGCCGCTCCTTTAACCCGGCCATTATGGCGCTGGAGGAAAAGCGCAATGTGGCAATGGCACTGAACTGCCAATTGCACAGCCGGGAAGGACAGGTTTACCGGGTTGAGGATTCCGCCGCCCCCATTCGCGATGAAAACAATGCCATCATCGGGGCGATCATGGTATTTCATGATGTCAGCGAGTCGGTTGCCATGGCGGTTAAAATGAACTTTCTGGCCAATAATGATCAGCTAACGGGGTTGCCTAATCGCATTTTGCTGCATGACCGTTTGCAGCATGCCATTGCCTGCTCCAGGGCGTCTGATACCTACACAGCGTTACTGCTCATTGACCTTGACCATTTCAAATACATTAACGATGCGTTGGGGCACTTTTTGGGTGATGAGCTGATCAAAAAAGTGGCTAAGCGGCTGGAGTCGGTGATTGACCCAAGCGCAACCCTTGCACGGGTGGGCGGCGATGAGTTTGTGCTGGTGTTAGAAGAAGTGCGCTCTGTTAATTATGTGGCTGTGGTAGCCAATAACGTGATTGCCAGTTTTAAGGAGCCCTTTACGCTGGAGCAAAAGGAATATCAAATTTCGGTCAGTATTGGCGTGAGCATGACTGAATTGGACGCAAATGAAGAAGAAGTCATGATGCGCCATGCCGATGTGGCCATGTACCGGGCGAAAAATCAGGGGCGCAATGCGGTGTGCTTTTTTTCTCAGGAGCTGGAAGCCGAGCTGATGAAACGTCATGGACTGGAACACTTGCTCCGCGAAGCTCTGGAAAAAGAAAGCTTAATTGTGCTGTTTCAGCCGCAGATAGAGATGGTATCAGGACAGGTGTGCGGCTTTGAGGCGCTGGCCAGGCTGCAGGACAGCGACGGAAATTGGATTTCGCCGCTGGATTTTATCCCGCTGGCGGAGGAGATTGGTCTGATAGACACTCTGGGCCAGCAGGTATTGCAACAAAGCTGTGCGTTTGCCAGCCAGTTGATGGGGTTGGGTAAAGACCTGAAAGTGAGCGTTAATGTCTCTGCGCAGCAGATCCGTAACCGGCAATTTATTGACTATGTTGTCCAGTGCCTGGAGTCGAGCCAGGTCCGCAGTCGAATGCTGGAGCTGGAAGTGACAGAAAGCGCCTTGATTGATGACTATGAGCAGACCCGCAAGACGCTTCAGACGCTGTCTAACATGGGGGTAAGTATCGCCATTGATGATTTTGGCACGGGTTATTCCAGCCTGTCTTATCTTAAGTCGTTTCCCCTTGATGTGCTTAAGATAGATCAGTCTTTTATTAAAGATATGGGCAGCGATGAGCAGAGTCATGGCATTGTGCAAACCATAGTGTTACTGGCAAAGGCGTTAGGTCTCTGGCTGGTTGCTGAGGGCGTAGAGACACCGTCTCAGTTATCAGAATTAAGGACCATGAATTGTGATGTGGCACAGGGGTATTTGTATGCCAAACCGCTCGAAAGCCAGGCAGCCTACGAGTTTGCTGAGCGCAATATTGCCGCAGGTGGTAAACCAGCGTGA